The proteins below come from a single Yamadazyma tenuis chromosome 5, complete sequence genomic window:
- a CDS encoding uncharacterized protein (COG:U; EggNog:ENOG503P1KH) codes for MSDSIDRVFVKAITTIRALSSRSNHGSLPRPPAESRMKLYGLYKQATEGDVEGIMARPIGFTLEDEGAKKKWDAWKREQSLSKTEAKRRYISYLIDTMKVYASGTIEARELLSELEYLWDQIKDLEFSPEEELEHIPNIPFPTHSPSFSQADQSDRYSTGTPLPLPSNYSNPAKSNLHKIYSHSRRSTMLNINDYVQQQRQQQQQQSQHLNKRTTGSVYSLTHDPLAQSDRLGLSLQSLPNNPGNSNITPASMEDFKNWQGEINLIINKLSREFVNRRSRNFSPSESDLSDYSLDPRARMKRRLLHLLRIIGSNAFKVLKSFSISALTIMFIVWCFKKNVVVQRTIVRKPSANSSRETEELVINMILNTNENKWFIRMLSFLNSFVGFV; via the exons ATGTCGGACTCAATCG ATCGGGTGTTTGTAAAagccatcaccaccatcagGGCGTTATCGTCACGGTCGAACCACGGCTCGTTGCCCCGTCCCCCCGCAGAGAGCAGAATGAAGTTATACGGGCTTTATAAGCAAGCCACTGAAGGTGACGTTGAAGGAATCATGGCTAGACCCATTGGGTTTACCTTAGAGGACGAAGGGgcaaagaagaaatgggACGCTTGGAAGCGCGAGCAGAGCTTGAGCAAGACAGAAGCAAAGAGAAGATACATCTCGTATCTTATAGATACCATGAAGGTTTATGCCAGTGGAACCATAGAAGCACGAGAATTATTAAGTGAATTGGAGTACCTTTGGGATCAGATCAAAGACTTAGAGTTCAGCCCTGAGGAAGAGTTGGAACATATCCCCAATATTCCGTTTCCAACCCATTCACCCCTGTTTTCTCAAGCAGACCAATCTGACAGGTACTCTACCGGTACCCCTTTACCGTTACCTAGTAACTACTCCAATCCTGCCAAGAGCAATCTCCACAAAATATACTCGCACTCTCGAAGATCCACGatgttgaacatcaacgaCTACGTCCAGCAGCAAAgacagcaacaacaacagcagctGCAGCATCTCAATAAACGGACAACTGGTTCGGTATACTCATTAACTCATGATCCGTTGGCTCAGTCCGATCGTCTTGGTCTCTCGTTGCAATCCTTACCCAACAACCCTGGCAATTCGAACATCACACCTGCCTCAATGgaagacttcaagaattggCAAGGAGAAATCAACcttatcatcaacaagctCTCACGAGAGTTCGTTAATAGGCGATCCCGGAACTTTTCTCCCAGTGAATCGGATCTTAGTGATTACCTGTTGGATCCTAGAGCAAGAATGAAGAGAAGACTCCTTCACTTGCTTAGAATCATTGGCAGTAATGCGTTCAAGGTCCTCAAAAGCTTTTCAATCAGCGCGTTGACAATCATGTTTATTGTTTGGTGTTTCAAGAAAAACGTTGTGGTGCAAAGAACTATTGTGCGGAAACCTCTGGCCAATTCTTCGAGAGAGACcgaagagttggtgatCAATATGATCTTAAACACCAACGAAAATAAATGGTTTATAAGAATGCTTTCATTCCTCAACAGCTTTGTTGGCTTTGTTTGA